Below is a genomic region from Cloeon dipterum chromosome 2, ieCloDipt1.1, whole genome shotgun sequence.
TCCACGCGACCTTTATATATCAGCCAAGCAACGGGCAGATAGGGAAggctatttttaacaaatggcACACATGCTGTGACTGTTTCATTTAGTTATTAAGAAAAATCTATGAAGGACACATTTTCATcgcaattaaaagttttagctCCAAATCAGCGGGGActagattcgtgcgacgcgcagatatggcgtccggcggagtatggcgcgaacaaacggtcacgtgaaaacgcgcgaaaagaaccaagttttcgtcaatattgtgacataatttgcattacttgcactaattgtgtcttttagaacgtaaaaacaaactcttaacACTCGTACgcgaatccaaagagagctttttgttttccacattcagacgtcatcttggatctgcgcagtgggaaccactTTTACCACACATCTGGCCCCTGCtgctctaaatttaaaaattaatccagaGTAAAAGAATCAATACAATTTTATGTgtatgaattgaaattataattgagaAATAACTTATTGTGGTCTGACAACTCACAAAAATCttcttaaaatctttttaatgtgttttcaAGAACACAATTAAGCGACCCCGCAGTCTTGACCTTGCCAATTTGTCGCCTTGGCTTATGTGTGTcagattataaatttatcttttgcatttattattgttgtttagaATGAAACAATGACAAGATTTTTGTACACAAAAGGGCAtcttgtattttattgaatatttttagagaCATTCGGAAGCCAGCTCACAAATTACGTATGCTCTAGAGAGACAATCAAAATCATACAATCTATCATTTAGGAGCCCGCGGGAGCCTAACGCAACGCAAGCTGTCTTCCCCTCGCCAAAACTATTGGGTTCGCCGTTTTCTTTGGGCCACATTTGGCTTTCCTTAGATAAAACCTCTCCGTCTTGCCATATGAAGTTTCCTGGTTCCCGTCCCGCATCAGTTGCAGACAACCAATAATGTCCTATAACATACagagacaaataatttatttttttcgtcttCTTAGTTGGTTCTCACCTGGATCATTATAATTATGTGTAAACTTCTTCAGCATGTATAGGTCATCCGAGGTCTTCGGGGACGCCAACGCCatcattttacttttgcaGTATGTGTTTGCTTCATCCCAGGTCAGCTGCGTGAAAATGTTTCAGAATTtagagcagaaaataaaataaagtctTACACAGTACCTCCTTTTTATACGAATGATAGGTTTTCCCATTTTGCAATTTGGTCACATCCAGACCTgcgattgatttttaaataaatttattcgtgGGTTAAAAGTTATTATACTTTGTCTGATTTTCACGCAGTTAACGTCCTGGACCATATGTAACAATCAtggaaatgaatattaattatttcaatatttaaatcaaaaaatcatgCATTAACTCACCGTCTTTAATTTCCCAACTTCAGTTAGCAGTGTGGTGAACTAAACCACAAGAAGAtataatgttattttattagttCCGTTAAATAAACTAGTTATACcatcgttttaatttcatcattgcattttttatccaCATTGCCGTCGGCCATCACCATTGGCTCGAGGAAAACGACCAAGAATATCCAGAGCGGTGACATTTTATTCTCTATCAAAACAGATAATTATATGGCCAAAATTTTGAAGACAAAAAGAATAACTCACCAACTGTTGAGAGTAGGATGTGAACGCTGTTGTTGGATTGACTGTAATTTGAAGAGAGAGTGGCCAATTTATATCCAGACAAATACCGCTCGAATagcctaatttttttcaattgacgCGAGCAGCCTTGATCTTTGCCTTTTAATTGCGTAACAGCAAATGTGTGATAAAGACGACCCCaaaatacttttattaaaatttgtagctGTTGCTATGAACCAAATATTGAtattccctttttatttattttcactaacATTCAGAAGTCGACTCACAGATTACAATTGCTTCAGTTTCACAATTCAAATCCCACAgccaataaaacattttcgaACTGGTGGGAGTGCAAAACAACGCAGGCTTTCAGCGCCGAAATCATTTGGCTCTTGTTTCCGCTTGTCCCAGAATGCACTTTCCCTTGGAAGGATTTCACCGTCGAGTTTCCGGGTTAATTTCCCACGTCTGTTGCAGACACCCACCACTGttctcttaaaataaaaaatgaaacagctTATTCTAAAAATGcgttgtatttattttattttgtttctcattCTCGGTTTCACCTACAGCAAATTGGTCGATTGTTTTCCTCAAAGTGCGTATTTCGTGTGAGGTATTTGGGGACGCCAATGCCATatcattttacttttgcaGAATCTATCTGCTTCGTCCCAGCTCCGCTGCAGGAAtatccattaaaataaaattaatagttcACAAGTCCTCGCAACCTCTTTCTCTgatgttgtttattctttccCTTTTCTCGCTACAAAGTTATTTCAGTTTGTTTGATGAGCTGTGATGAGTTATACGTATGTGCACTgctcagaaataaatatttcctctaTATAATtgaatgcaatttatttggtataaaataaggaaaaaaattgtatatacgcctagctttgaaaattattatttaaaaaccacGTGATCGTGGTCGCACAACTgaataaaatcttattttaatctttttgacGTCTTCAAGAATAAGTAATAAGTGCGACCCTCTGCAGTCTTGACCCTTGccattttattgctttggCTTATGTGAGTCTGATtagaaatttatcttttggTTTTATTGTTGCTGTTTAGAATGAAAAACCGACAAGACTTTTTTACACAAATCAAGgcttattgtattttattgattactTTTACAGACATTCGGAAGCAAGCTCACAAACTGCGTATGCTTTGTAGAGACAATGAAAATCATACAATCGATCATCTTTAAGCCCGGGGGAACCTAACGCAACGCAAGTTTTCTTCCCAttgccaaataatttatttggtcTCATAAATTGTTTGTCCCACAATTGGCTTTCTCTTGGTAAGATCTCTCCGTCGTGCCATGCGAAGTTTCCTGGTTCCCGTCCCGCGTCAGTTGCAGACAACCAATATTGTCCTAAGGTACAGAGAGAatacattatatattttttttctttttacaataatataGTTGGTTCTCACCTGGAGCAAATTGTCTTTGTGTACTCTGCTGCAGCAAACGTAGGTCATCCAAGGTCTTTGGGGACGCCAACGCCatcattttacttttgcaGTATGTGTTTGCTTCATCC
It encodes:
- the LOC135937190 gene encoding C-type lectin domain family 4 member F-like isoform X1 — protein: MSPLWIFLVVFLAPMVMAGGNVDEKFDEIKTMFTTLLTEVGILKKDIDCLKIRQSNQALTTLENGKTYHMYKKEVTWDEANTYCKSKMMALASPKTLDDLRLLQQSTQRQFAPGQYWLSATDAGREPGNFAWHDGEILPRESQLWDKQFMRPNKLFGNGKKTCVALGSPGLKDDRLYDFHCLYKAYAVCELASECL